From Sphingobacterium bambusae:
AGGCGTTCCGAACCCTGATTCTCTATATATGTATGCTCGATAATCGACAGCCACTCCTGTTGTTGAATGACAGAGACGCCTTCGGTATCCGGTTTATCCTGCAGAAGTATTTTCAAATGTGCGTCGCGAGCCACCAACTTGTTCGCTATCCAAATATGATGGAGCACACTTGATCCCTTTTTTGCAAACTCCAGTCGCAAACTACCATTATCGATGATAAAGCTCTCCTGCCCTTCCGTTACACGAATGCCCGCATCCCTTTTTATCTTTTCGGTTTCCTTTTGCAGATACAAACTGCCGACAGCCCGATCCATTGCATTGGATAAGGCAAAAGCCGACCATTTTACCGATCCATCAGGCCAAAAAGCAAGTGGCCAAGACTGCAGGTTGGCGATCTTCTGCTTGTCATCACGAAGCACAAAGGCATCGCTTTCCTTCACGGCGCCAAGTGGCCAAGGTATGCCAAAGGTTGTTCCCAATGAAACACGAGGTCCCTGTTCGTCGATCCACTTTAAAGCTACCTGCTTTAGGTTTCGCTGTTCCGCTCTCCTCGCCGATTGAGCCACAGCAGAGAGCGGCCCAAGAGACAGGGCTAGCAGCGCCGAATTTTTCAAAAAATCTCTTCTTGTAGGTGTCATTCCATATAGGTTTTAGTAGCCCGGATTTTGATAGGCTCGTCGAGCGGCCTCATCCAAAAGTACGGCATTCTCATCGGTTAACATACTGATAAATGACTGCGGAAACGGCTTGAACGTATGGAACGATGTAAAGGTACCTTTTCCGTTGCCATCCTGCCCATTTCCATTCGTTGGATTATCCGCCGATGGCCAAGCCGCGGAGCGATTGGATGCCAACTGTGCATGATGCAAGACCCGCTCCAATTGAATACCCGCATGGTGTATACCTTCGTAGACATTCTGTTCGGTGTTAAATTCACGCGAAAACTCATTATAAATAAAGTGTATGAAGCGCTTTTCGTTAGAACTGGCTTCCAGCGGATAGTTTTCTGCTTTTGACTTTTCAGAACTGCCATCCCAGTAGCTTGCGTCCACGCGAATGCGGTCGTAAGTGCCAGCAATGGCCACATACGGATAGCTGCGCTCGTCTGCCTGCAATTGGTCGGCTCCCGGATAAAGGCGAGCGAGTACTTCGGCACGCCTTTCGCCAGACTTGTATGCTGCACGGCTACGTAGCGTATTAATATCAGCAATGGCACTGGCGTAATCGCCCTTTCTACCATAGGCTTCCGCCCGGAGCAGATACGTTTCGGCTAATCGGAAAATCGCCACATCACGCGTACCAAAATGGTTGTCTACGGTGCTGCGGTTGGGGTCAACAAACTTTCGCGACGATGGCCTTACCCGCCGACTAAGGAGTAGTCCGGCATTGGAATTTAAGCGGTCGGCTCCCGTTTTCCGATAGTAGATCTTACCCTCTTGCTTTACCCATCGTGGATAGAGCACGTATGGTTGAGCTAAAGCCTCCTGTATGTCGATAGCAGTTTCCTTGCTATTTTCCAAAAACACGAGCGCCAAATCTCCGCGCCCAATTTTCCGTTGACCGGCAACAGCCTGTCTATTGTCCCAAGAGGGTCGTTTGTAGGTAGGCTTAATGAGGCTATTAAAATAACTAGCCTCTGCCGCCTGCCAAGCTAGGGATGCATTTTTGGAATCGGTGTAAGCCAAGCCAGGACCATCCGTTTGCGAAGCATTATCGAAGGAAGCACTCTCATACTCCAGCTGAAATGATTTTTCAAAACGGGAATCGTTGATCTTATCGGTGAATACATCGTAGCCCCAATCGGAAGGAAGAAAGCTCTGGCCTCTTAACAAGCCATAGCCCCATGTCCAACTCGGGATATTCCAGGCGGCGTTACGATAGTCTCCGGTAAATGCCGCATTTGTACGCGTTCCATAACGGCCATTGTCCAAATTATTCCCATAAGATGCCTGTAGAATGATCTCCGCATTTGCCTCATTAGACCAATCGCCCCTTGCGACGGCAAACAGATCCCAATAATCGTCAGCCAACTGTATGCCCGAGCTAATCACTTTGTTTGCGTAAAAAATCGTAGAATCTAGGTCGGCAGTTCCTTCACCCTTATATAACAGCCCAAGATGAGCATTGCTGCTACTCCGATCTATGCTTCCGTCAGCATTCCTGTAAGAGCTGAATGGCGCTGCCTGCTGCCGTTGTAGATATAGCTTGGCCAAAAAGTGGGCGGCAGCAGCGTTCGTCAAACGTCCTCGCTGCGTTTGTGAACGATTGGGCAAATGTTCTTCCGCGTAGCGCAAATCTGTGATAAGCTGGCTATAGATGGTTGCAGAAGTAGACTTAGGCAGATAAAAATTATTGGGTAAGGTATTGTTGCTCTTAAGCGGGAAAGGCACATCGCCTAGCTGCGTTACCAACAGGTAGTAAGCATAGGCCCGCAAAAAATAGACTTCAGCAAGCCGCTGTGCTGCATAGCTTTGATCTGTAGCATATTTCCCAGGAGCCCTTTCCAAGATGATTTCGATTGCTTTGTTGCAGTCGTTGATAATGGGATAAGCTCCCAAAAGCTGCTGTTGGTAATAGCCCATCAGATTGTTGGCATAATCGCCTGCAGCGCCCGATGCCGACCATACGGCAGGGCTAAAGGTGGCCCATGCGTTATCCAGCGGCTCCACAATATCATTTCCGGTTTCGAAAAGAAAGGGGCCTTCCATAAAGCCAAACTTCCAACGTAGGATATTGTAATTAGCAACAACCAATTCATCCAAGCCTTTCTCCGTTTCAAAATAATCTTGGGTGATGGTGGAAACCATCTCTTCTTTCAAAAAATCTTTGCATGACCATGCCGAGAGCGCACTAACGGAAAAAACGACGACCACAAACATGCGGTTGGTTATATATTTTTTAGCTTTCATGTTATTATCGTTAAATATGTACTATAAACCTATACGTAAACCTACTACAGCGCTACGCAACAAGATGGTATTGGCCGTTTGTCCCCCGCGCTGTGCCCCCGCCACCGTATCCCATCCATTCACATCCTCAGGGTTGAGCCCGATTTTGACTGCTTCGCCGCCCCAAATGACGGGGTTCAACACCTGAGCATAAACTTGCAAGCTTCCAACATTTAACCGCTCCAGTAAAGATTGGTTAAAGCGGTAGCCCAACGAAATATAGCGCAAGGAAATTAAGCTTCCACTCGTATAAGTTCTGGTATAATTGTAATTCGTGAATGTAGCGGTGGTGGGTTGAGGAAATGATGCGTCCGTATTTTCCGGACTCCAAATATCGTCCTCCGTACGACGTCCATAGGTTTGCAATGCACCGTAATACAAGTTGCCTATACGTGCATGCAGAAAGAAGGAGAAATCCCAATTTTTGTAGGCAAACGAATTGACGATACCGCCTACCCATTTTGGGCGATTGCTTCCTAAAATAGCTTTATCATTGTCATCAATCGTCCCAAAACCGTTGTCCAAGAAGGTTACAGTTTCGCCAGAAGCCAAGGTCACGGATCGAGCGCCTTCTGTGCCCAGCGCTACCTCCCGCAGCTCCTGATCCTGAACCTTCACTTGGCCCGGCAAGGCCGTAATGTTTCCTATCTTGCGGTATAGCTCCATCAGGCGATGATCTTCTGGTGTATCCTGCCATAAGCGATCATAGGCATAGTCGCGAAAAACAGCAATAGGCTGCCCAATAAACCAACCGTTGGCAACATCGTCAACCGCGCCATCCGACAACGCTACAATCTGCTCTTTGTTCTTGCTCCAAGTCAACGTCGTCGACCATGAAAAGTTGTTTCTTTCTAGGTTTCGACTTGTTATGGCAATTTCCAGCCCACGATTGCTCGTTTTTCCAATATTCGAGAGCACACTGTTGTAACCCAAAACATTCGGAATAGATCGCGACAGCAGTAAATCGTTGGTTTTAGCCTGATACCATTCCAACGATCCGGATATCCGATTATTTAGGAACGAAAAGTCAATGCCCACATTATGTTGCTGTGTTTTCTCCCATCGAAGGCCGGCATTAGGCATAACAGAAGATTTGTATCCGGGATACTGCGTTTCGTCGAAAACATAGGCAGCTCCTCCGATCGCGCCTGTGGTTTGGTAGGGAGATACCGAAGAGTTCCCCGTAACACCCCATCCATACCGCAGCTTGAACTGATTAACCCAACCCAAATCTTTCACCCATTGCTCTTCTTCTAGTTTCCAACCTACCGCTAAAGAGGGAAAAAAATCAAACTTGTGGCCTTCGGCAAGTACCGAAGCACCATCCCAGCGCCCTGTCGCAGTCAAAAGGAATCGGTCTTTAAGTACATAATTGGCGCGAAGCATATACGAAAGCAGCGAAGAACGGCTGTATGAAGTACCATAGCTCATGGGCCTACCGAGATCGTTCGCCGATAAATTATACCATAGCGATGTGGGAAAGGTGATCTCTTGCGAACGAATGTTGATTCCGTTAGACTTATTTTCCTGTGAGGACTGCAACGCATCAATCTTCAACGCATGGTCCTGCCATTGCTTATCAAAGGTCAGTAAGTTCTCCGCTACCCAAGATAGATTTTTACCATGGTTATTGTAACCGATCAATGGCGCGGTTCCTACTGCCGAAAACGGATTTGTATAGTTGGGTCCATAAAATGACCCGTTTTCAGCACCTGAATATTGCACGCCAAATTTCAGCTGGTAACGAAGGTAAGGGCTGAAATTGATCTGTGCAAAGGCGTTCGTGAGCACACTGTATCGGGTATATTCGTTTTTGCTATTTTCAATGTTTAACAGCACATTATGTGCCGAAAGGCCTGTACCATTACTGTTCAATATATTGCCTTGTTCATCATAAGCGGGTGCGTAAGGCATCAGCTGTAAAGCCTGTCCATAAGAATCCTTACCCCCTGAATTCCCGGAATTATCTGCCATACCATAATTTTGTAGCGAATAGCTGCCAAAGGTAGAAAGGCCTAGTTTAATCCATTTACGAGGCGAAACATCGCCTTTCAACGTAACCGAATACCGCTTAAAGTCCTGATCGATCATCGCGCCTTCCTGATCCAACAAGCCAGCGGACAAATACAGACTGGATTTTTCCGTCCCCGAGGATAGGGCAATACTGTGGTTTTGTGTCTTCGCTATACGGGAGACGAGATCCGTCCAATTTTGATTCAACAGATTCGCTGCATTGTAAACCGGCACCTGACTGCTGTATCCATTGGCAATTTCTTCAGGAGTAGCATCCCGCAGGACGATCTTTCCCGCTGCATCCCAAGTATAAGCACGTCTAATGGATTCCTGACCATAGCTATCATTTCCACCAAAATTGGAAACATCGAAATCAGGATCAGGAGCCGTTCCGTACTTCCCGGTATACGTACCCCCATTGATATGCGTCTGCCGCTGCCAATTTAATAGTGCAGCAGCATCCATCCAGTCTGTTGTGGCGTGAAGCTGATCAAAGGAAACCGATCCATCGTAGCGTACCGAAACCTGCCCCTTCTTGCCTTCCTGTAAAGTAACTAATATAACACCATTGGCACCTCGCGAGCCATAAATAGCGGTTGCCGATGCATCTTTCAGCACCTCAATGGATGCAATATCTTTGGGGTTAATCATTGCCGCTTCACTTGCAGAAATGGGTATCCCATCCACAACGTACAGCGGTGCATTGGACGCGTTAATCGAACGATTTCCGCGAATGCTAATAGCGCCCACCCCTCCCGGACGATTATTGGACGTGATATCGATTCCGGGTACCTTGCCTTGCATACCCTGTACAATGTTAGCAATAGGCCTGTCATTGAGGTCTTCCCCTTTTAATTGTGAAATCGCGCCCGTGACATCGCGTTTTTTTGATGTGCCGTAGCCCACAACGACAACTTCCTCCAGATTTTGATCGATTGGCGTTAATCTGATCTCCACAGGTGAGCGATCGACCGTAATGGTATCCGAAACATAGCCGATATAGCTAACGATTAAGCGAAAAGGAAATTTCTGACCTGTTCGAAAGGCAAATCGACCGCGAACATCAGTCTGCACAGTATGCGTCACGGCATCAAGTTGTACCGTAGCGCCAACGATGGGAATGTTTGCTGTAGCATCCCAGACGGTGCCATTTAGGTCGGCATTAATAATCGGAGAAACTTGACCTTGACCGTAAAGCTTACTTACACAAAGAAAGACAAAACAAACCAAGACCGATTGTTTCCAATGGTTGTTTTTCATGGGTTAAATAGGGTGTTTAGGTGATTAATCCTAGCCTTACAAAAGGTTTGGCCAGTATATTGCTCCTATCAACATCTTGATGACACACAGCAATAACCGGAGGCATCAGAAAGATGGATTGCAGAAGCTTCTTAGAAAGTCTCGGTGATTAGGACAGTAGCGAACACATTCTTGAAGACATCTGTCTACTGATCGTAAAGCGATAAAGGATGGAATTTGAAATTGTTAATGCGCGGTAATACTTGTTCATAATATTGTTTTTTTGTGGATACTATCTACTAATCGCTGCCAACGCCAATTGTGTAACGATATGCAAATATAGTACAATATTCAATAAAAACTAGTAAACCAATAGATTTTATTTCATAATAGATTACAGCCTGGCCATACATATTATAGTCGATAGCGTAGAGGAACATCATGCTCTATCGCTGGGGATTCCGCTACGAGC
This genomic window contains:
- a CDS encoding SusC/RagA family TonB-linked outer membrane protein, encoding MKNNHWKQSVLVCFVFLCVSKLYGQGQVSPIINADLNGTVWDATANIPIVGATVQLDAVTHTVQTDVRGRFAFRTGQKFPFRLIVSYIGYVSDTITVDRSPVEIRLTPIDQNLEEVVVVGYGTSKKRDVTGAISQLKGEDLNDRPIANIVQGMQGKVPGIDITSNNRPGGVGAISIRGNRSINASNAPLYVVDGIPISASEAAMINPKDIASIEVLKDASATAIYGSRGANGVILVTLQEGKKGQVSVRYDGSVSFDQLHATTDWMDAAALLNWQRQTHINGGTYTGKYGTAPDPDFDVSNFGGNDSYGQESIRRAYTWDAAGKIVLRDATPEEIANGYSSQVPVYNAANLLNQNWTDLVSRIAKTQNHSIALSSGTEKSSLYLSAGLLDQEGAMIDQDFKRYSVTLKGDVSPRKWIKLGLSTFGSYSLQNYGMADNSGNSGGKDSYGQALQLMPYAPAYDEQGNILNSNGTGLSAHNVLLNIENSKNEYTRYSVLTNAFAQINFSPYLRYQLKFGVQYSGAENGSFYGPNYTNPFSAVGTAPLIGYNNHGKNLSWVAENLLTFDKQWQDHALKIDALQSSQENKSNGINIRSQEITFPTSLWYNLSANDLGRPMSYGTSYSRSSLLSYMLRANYVLKDRFLLTATGRWDGASVLAEGHKFDFFPSLAVGWKLEEEQWVKDLGWVNQFKLRYGWGVTGNSSVSPYQTTGAIGGAAYVFDETQYPGYKSSVMPNAGLRWEKTQQHNVGIDFSFLNNRISGSLEWYQAKTNDLLLSRSIPNVLGYNSVLSNIGKTSNRGLEIAITSRNLERNNFSWSTTLTWSKNKEQIVALSDGAVDDVANGWFIGQPIAVFRDYAYDRLWQDTPEDHRLMELYRKIGNITALPGQVKVQDQELREVALGTEGARSVTLASGETVTFLDNGFGTIDDNDKAILGSNRPKWVGGIVNSFAYKNWDFSFFLHARIGNLYYGALQTYGRRTEDDIWSPENTDASFPQPTTATFTNYNYTRTYTSGSLISLRYISLGYRFNQSLLERLNVGSLQVYAQVLNPVIWGGEAVKIGLNPEDVNGWDTVAGAQRGGQTANTILLRSAVVGLRIGL
- a CDS encoding RagB/SusD family nutrient uptake outer membrane protein, which produces MKAKKYITNRMFVVVVFSVSALSAWSCKDFLKEEMVSTITQDYFETEKGLDELVVANYNILRWKFGFMEGPFLFETGNDIVEPLDNAWATFSPAVWSASGAAGDYANNLMGYYQQQLLGAYPIINDCNKAIEIILERAPGKYATDQSYAAQRLAEVYFLRAYAYYLLVTQLGDVPFPLKSNNTLPNNFYLPKSTSATIYSQLITDLRYAEEHLPNRSQTQRGRLTNAAAAHFLAKLYLQRQQAAPFSSYRNADGSIDRSSSNAHLGLLYKGEGTADLDSTIFYANKVISSGIQLADDYWDLFAVARGDWSNEANAEIILQASYGNNLDNGRYGTRTNAAFTGDYRNAAWNIPSWTWGYGLLRGQSFLPSDWGYDVFTDKINDSRFEKSFQLEYESASFDNASQTDGPGLAYTDSKNASLAWQAAEASYFNSLIKPTYKRPSWDNRQAVAGQRKIGRGDLALVFLENSKETAIDIQEALAQPYVLYPRWVKQEGKIYYRKTGADRLNSNAGLLLSRRVRPSSRKFVDPNRSTVDNHFGTRDVAIFRLAETYLLRAEAYGRKGDYASAIADINTLRSRAAYKSGERRAEVLARLYPGADQLQADERSYPYVAIAGTYDRIRVDASYWDGSSEKSKAENYPLEASSNEKRFIHFIYNEFSREFNTEQNVYEGIHHAGIQLERVLHHAQLASNRSAAWPSADNPTNGNGQDGNGKGTFTSFHTFKPFPQSFISMLTDENAVLLDEAARRAYQNPGY